The Panicum hallii strain FIL2 chromosome 5, PHallii_v3.1, whole genome shotgun sequence genome contains the following window.
TGGTGACTTGGCCTGTGGATTTGTAGAAAAAGCATTTTCATGATATTATATATTTGTAGGTTCTATAAATATACAACGATCAAAACAAATGTTAAAAGGAAATCGAATACAGTGTCAATATCCAAATCGTCACTCCTTTTTTTTACTAGAGGCACTAGTCAGTTTATTTTTAAACTAGTCTGTCCAAGTATTTCATCAGCATGGTCGGAACTTTGTTTAGAAAAGAACATAATGGCATATCATTTGTCAATGCTTGGAAGTAGAATGCTATTTTTCACCTTTTTTTGATGGCATTAACTTGGTGAAATGTGCAATCTGATTTGGTTTATTGGCAAAACGCATTGCTTATTTACTGTGAACCATACCTGCTGCTGATATACTCAGTTATTAATGCATAACACTTTCTCTTTGTCTCAGATAATGGTAAGAAGCTGAAAAAACCAAAGCCTTGGAAGCACACTCAAGCAATAACTCCGGCACAACTCAGACAGATGCGTGATGAATTTTGGGACACTGCTCCTCACTATGGTGGACAGAAAGGTACATTGTGTATTTACTGATGGCAAGTCCAGCTTACTACTGTTGACATTTATTAATGAATCTGTGATGCATTTGTCTTGCTTGGTGGACCACTCGTTTTTTTTCCTCCTGAGGTGAAGGCCCAGTCTGTTTCGATTGAGCTTTGCTAAATAAATGCGTGCAGTGCATTACTTTGAATTCACATCCAAATGATGTTGATTCAGTCCTCCGGTTGGTGTTAAATTTGACATATCAACTGTTGCCTTAAGAGGAAAAAAAGTATATTAGGTACCATAAGTTCATAAGTCATAACTGATCTTGTAGAGTAATTGCAAGATAGAAATCGACATCTGTTATGTCGCCAATGGAATGAACATTTTTTTGATGGTTTGAATTTATGATTGCCATGCACATTTATCACAAATATATTCCTAAACTAGTGCCTTATTTTTTGCTTGGTTATGTGGAAGATGTTGGATTACAACATATAGATGCTTGTGAAATTACATAGTGTATTGTCTTATACACATAAATGTTTATGTTCTGGTGCTGATACTCAATAAACATGATAAATACAACCAAGTAGTTAGCATTAACGGCGGTGTTTTTTAGTTCAAAGTTaacctttctttttcttccagAAATTTGGGACGCACTTAGAGCTGCTGCAGATTCTGACTTGGCACTTGCACAGACCATAGTGGATAGCGCTGGCATCATTGTATCAAATTCTGACATGACACTTTGCTATGATGAAAGAGGTATTTTGTATATGAACTTTCCTATTTCTTGTTCTACATATCATCATTCTATGTAATATGGTATTCCAAATTATTAATGTCCTTGTTCACTATAATGCAGGTGCCAAATATGAACTTCCAAAGTATGTTCTAAGCGAGCCGACAAACTTGATCAGGGATGGTTAAATTCGTAGAATATAAATGGTCCAATGTATATTATGTAAATCACATTTATTCACTGACACGGATCTTGACCTGATTGGGACTTCGATAAAGTTACAATGTACCAAAATTCCAATTTCAGCTGTTCTCCTACTTCTAGTTTTGCCTGTTACCAATCACGTTCACTGATGCTTGTTGGAGAACCATCTTCTTCCCTTTGGCCTCAAGTGTTGTCTCTCTTCTCAGAGTTTCTGCACCAGAGCCTTTTGTTGAAGCATGGCGGCTGGCATTGGTGCATCCATCACCTGTGGCACTTGTAAATGGTGCTGGCAATTTTAGATGAAAGTCAGTTGGCTCTGGCTGTTTTTCTTCTGTTTTAGTTGAGCCATCACCTGCATGGATACTCTGCACCTAACCAGATCTTTTGTTTGACACTTTGACCTGCAGTACTGTCGTTCACTGTCTGTTTGTTTCCTTGATTCGCTGCCCGTGCAATGCTTAGGGAGGCTCAATTATCTGCTGCTCCTCGTTGCAATGACTTGTACCGCGTACTGACAGATTGACATGTCTCTCTCACTCCCTGTTGTAATGCAGAGGATCTTCCTGCATCAGTACAAGGGACGCATCTGGCATTCATGATTGCTGCTGGGTTCATTCACGGGCATCAGCATTCCCCTTGCTTTGCAGTTGGGGCGGAGGGGAGAAGCAGGAGGCAGACATGGGGCTTTTATTTGGATTTGGAAGCAGGCCAGGTGACGAGCAACTGGGACCTTCGGCGTGCGTGCCAGATCTGAGATCCGGGTTCGGCTCGAGGTTTTTTCACGGCCGATCACATGAGCTCAGCTTTTGTGGGCTGGCGGGGTGGATTACACGTTTTAGAAGCTCCGGTAGTGTGATCCGTAGCAGTATGCAGCTGAGATCCGGGGTCCCCTGGACCTGAGCCTAGGATACTTCATGTAACTAATGTATAGTACAGAGAAGTTTATTTGACACGTTAAATTCATTCAGTCCCGTTTCAGAGTTTTTCTAGCTCCGTTTCCCTTAACAAAGACTGAAAAAGTTCAGCTAAAATAACCGAGCTGATTCAGAAGCCTGATGGATTCACCTTTGTTTAGTAGTGCTGCCAGAACCAGATTCCACGACGCGCATTATAAACACGTTGGTACTCACAATCTCGACAGAGAAAACCCCACAAAATAGTACGGTACTCTAAAGAAGATGCCCAGCAGCTCCTGACACGGCCATTTCAATTGTGCTGGCCGCCCGTGCGCCTGCCCAGTGCCCAGGGGCTCCCTTGTTCCGACTCCTCCGTCAGTTCATGGTTCAGCCGCAGCCTTGCAGAGAAACAGTACGTGCAAATCAGGTCAGATAGACAAAAGCCAAGCCACAAAGGGCACTGGCGGCCAGGCGGGGCAGGAGTTGAGGACGAACAAAAAGCCATGGCCCTTGGGCGCTGGGCACCGCGCAGTGGCGAGTGAACTCAAGCCTGTGATGCTGCCGCTGCAAAGCTACTTTTGTCCGGGCCAGATGCATGTGCATGGAGATGGGAGAAGCGCTTGTGCGGCGGCACACGCGATGCAGGGTCCGGCATCGTGCGCTGTTTGATTGGAGCTCTGGTTCCCAAGTTCCTGCTCAACTGCTAGTTTATGCCGCGACGGGATTAGGCAAAGATTCTGCCTACGGCTGGCTATGGCTGCTCCGGTTTATCCTTGTTTTTTTTACTACTGGGATACTCCTAAGTCCTAACTTTTCATCAAAGCTAGTGCACGTACTGCTAGCTGCAGCACTTGAGTTATGAAAAACGCAGCTACTACTTCTAGTGCACAAGAAGTACATCAAGTGGGGTGTCTATCCTCCGGCAAAGCTTGTTGGGATAAAGGAGATTCGTTCAGCATACTTAATTGTGGTGGGGTGGTGGTTAGGATTTGATAGGGAAAATGTTGTGAGCTATGGGGATTGAGTGACCTACAAGGCTTTAGATTCGACTGGCCCCCCGTGCTATGCTTTTTGTTCAATACATTTTCTAATACAAGTAGGGCAAGCTAATTATTCAGCGGCACATGAACCTGAGCGTATGCAGCATGAGAGTGACACAGCTATGGCAGCATCGTTACTGACCTACTGCAGTCGTGTGCGCAGAAGCCTCGCTGACCAGTGTGATTTTTCTTTTCTCGCTAACTGCATGGTGTGAGAAAAAAAAAGGTAGCCGTATGAAAAATGGACGGCAGACTTCATGATCCCCTTTTCAGACATGCATGCTGAATCTGAGCAATCTGATTCTGACCATTCGAGAATAGAGACTACTGTTGCTCTGCTCTTGCTCAAGAAGCTCAACGCAAAGTTGCTTTCTTTAGCACTTCTATATACTACAGTTGCTGCTTTACTGTTTACAGAAAAAAAGATGCTGAATTGCCTTCCCATTGATCATGGAAGTGCAATCGAAGGCGGCACTCGGCAGCGCATGTGTCCCCTCGCTTTCAGCGCGTCCTTGCCAGGCGCAGCGCCGGCAAGAAACCGAATCGACCGGCCGTCTCCGTCACTGACGCTGCCGCAGCAATCTGGAGTAATGATTTGAGCGCTGCCCCTGCCCCCTGGGCCATAGCGTGCGCTTCGTCGCCGACgacgtgcgcgcgcgcgggacAAGCAATTCCTCCTCTGGTCGTTATAAAAAAATATCCTCCTCTGATCCGGCCGAGTAGCCGTTCCCGATGATGACCGAGCCGGCCAAACACGAGAACGAGCGGCGCGTCGTCCTGCTGCTCAGGTCCCCTCCGTAGTCACCCACCGGGGTAGTTTGCCCGGCCAGACACCCAAAATCATTGGCAAGGCGCCCCAGCACGAGCACAGGAGCAGAGCACGGGCTCCGCGTGATTACTCACTCTTCCTGCCCCCATTCCACGACTGACAACAGTACCAGATGCGCACAGCTCGCCTCATTCGGCGGGCGACGAGTGTGTACCCCGGCGGCGCACGTAAAAATGCTTCCGAAGACAATGAAAATTCATCTTTCTTGCAAgtttttgtaaaaaaaataaatttaaGGTTCAAGCTCGTTCATGTTTTTACGATTCAAACAAGAATACGTTTGAACCTCATTTTTGCGGTCGTGACACAAAATGTTCATGTTTACTTTTACTAGAATTCACTTGAACCCCAGATTTTGCATTAGTTTTTACTGTTAAGTGAGGTGTTTTCATTCGGACAGGGGAACCTGTGGGCTGTTGCCTGGCAGCCCACGGCGACGGCGTACGCCACCCGGGCGGTACGTCTGCTTTGCGCACGCGAACCGTGCAGCGCCTCACGCGCACCCGGCACGCCAGCAGCCCAGCCCAGGCAGAGAGGGTAGCGGGCGGGAGCTAATCATCGCCGTTCAAATTTCTCGGAAAACAAGCGGTCGTCAGCGTACCGCGgggtaaattttaattactcCAATGACGCCGGCCCGTCTTATCACCGGCCGGCGTCATTATTGCCGCAGCTTCCTGGGTGGGCGACGCGGCAGCTGCACACCAGCATACCACACCCACTCCAACAGCaagcgctgctgctgctggcgcaACAGTGAAGCGCTGCCAGCCGCTCGAGCCGAGCCGGGGGCCAGCTCGCCGAGTGCCCGTagcgccgtgccgccgcccgccacgcCCGGCCCCCCCGAGGCCTCCGAGCCATGGGCTCGTGGCGAATCCATGCccccgtggccgcgcgccgtgcCCTTGGGTTCTCCCCCTCTTCTGAACGGAAGTGAAGTCCGAACTGATCCCCCTCCCCCCTCCCATTCCCAGGGCTCCGAGGCTCCCACCCCCCGGAGGACGAGGACCCCGCGGGCGCGAGCCCCGAAAGCGCCGCCCGCTCCCACACCCGGCACGAGGCCGAGGCCGCTCACTCGCCACCCACCCACCCAGTCACCCAACTGACCCGCCCCCTCCCCCTACCTCCGTCGCTCTTCCCGTGAAACCCTCCAGGATCCAACGAAAAAGGCGAAATCTCCGAACCACACCGCCATAATCACGCGCCAGCCGGCCGGCGCGCCCTCCTCAAAATGGCCTAGCGGAGGGCGGCCGTCTCGTCCCGTCTTGCTCTCTCCCACCTCGCGCCATCACCGTGGGGCGCCGCGTAGCTCGGAGGATACGCGCCCCGCAATGCCGGCGCCCGACCGTGCcgcggcggggggcggggcAGGGGCCCACCTCCGCGGCCACGCGCACCTCGCCAGCTGCGTCCACCTGCGGCACCACCACGGGCACGGGCACGCGCACGGTGGAGCGGCAGGCGGGGGCGCGTCGTCgtcggggcggaggcggagcccCGCGTCCGTGGCGTCCGCGGCGCTGATGCGCGACCTTCTCGCGCTGCAGCGCTCGCGATCGCTGCGAGACCCGTCCACGCGCCGCTCCGTCGAGTCGTCCAGGGTGGCGGCCGATCCCGACGCCGAcaccgacgacggcgacgatctCCCCGCCAAGTCCCGCCGCAGCGCCGGCGCCAGCACCACCACCGGGGCGCTCAAGACGCTCCTCGACCAGCTCGCCGAGAACCCCCACCCGAAACCCGGCCGGCGCCCGCCCCGCCGCTTCAAACGCcgggccggccgccgcgccaccgccgtcaGCAAGCTTCAGGACCGCGCGGCCGCTCTCTCCGTCAACTCCAGCTCCCAGGAGGCTGTCTGCGGCAACAAGTACCTGTtccacggcggcgaggacgacgacgacgacggctaCGACGGGGAGGAGCTGCGGCACCATGTGTCGCAGGACTCGCGCAACGTGTGCGGCATTCCGTGGAACTGGTCGCGCCTCCACCACCGCGGCAAGTCCATCCTCGACATGGCCGGCCGCAGCCTCTCGTGCGGCCTCTCCGACTCGAAGTCGGCGGCGGGGCGAAAATCTGAAGCTGCCGCGGCCTCCGGCGGCCGCGTCAGTGCCTCGCGTCCCCTTTTCCCTGTTAAGTCCGAGAGGTTCGCCTCCTCTACGAGCTCGGACTCCGACGCGTTGCCCTTGCTCGTCGAGGCGGCCACCTCCGGTGCTCGCAACCGCATTGGCGGCATTTCTGGCAGCTACTCTGGGGAGCTTGGGATTTTCTCTAACCAGACCAGCGAGATGGACTCCGACCTGCTGTCTGAGTCTCAGTCAGGGCAGAAGTCACAGGCCTCGCAGCACCGCCGCGGGCGTCACCAGAGCCTCACGCAGAAATTCGCACCAAAGACGTTTAAGGACGTTGTTGGGCAGAGCTTGGTGGTGCAGGCACTGTCCAACGCCATCCTGaggaggaagattgggttggTGTATGTGTTCTATGGTCCTCATGGTACAGGCAAGACTTCATGTGCGCGCGTCTTCGCCAAAGCGCTCAATTGCATCTCCCCTGAGCACCCCAGGCCCTGTGACTCGTGCACATCGTGCATCGCTCACAATCTTGGCAAGAGTAGGAGCCTGATGGAGATTGGGCCTGTTGGCAACATTGACATGGACGGCATTGTGGACGTCCTCGATAATGTGATGCTTTCACCAGCACCTTCACACTACAGGGTGTTTATATTTGATGATTGTGACACGTTGCCAGCTGACACTTGGAGTGTTATCTCTAAAGTTGTGGACCGGGCACCCCGTCGTGTTGTGTTTATCCTTATCAGTCCAAGCCTTGAACTTCCTCATATCATCCTGTCGAGATGCCAGAAGTTCTTTTTTCCAAAGTTGAGGGAGTGCGACATTGTCAATACATTACAGTGGATTTGCACCAGTGAGAGTCTAGATGTTGATAAGGATGCACTGAAGCTAATTGCATCCCGTTCTGATGGGTCTTTGAGGGATGCCGAGATGACTCTTGATCAGCTCAGTTTGCTGGGACAGAGAATTTCCTTGTCTCTTGTCCAAGAATTGGTAAGATATCTCAGAAGCATCAGAATGTCATCTATGTTTTTTAGCAACATTAATATGAAGTTTTCTATGGCTGAAAATAAATTTCTAGAGAGTTTTGGTCAGGATCTTGATAACTTTGAGCGCTGCTGAAATGTGTCACATAATTAAATAGGTAGAAGTAGTGTGCAAATCCATTTCCCCATATAATCTAGCATTCAAACGTCCTATAGGCAGGTGCAGATTGCAAGTGCTACTGTCTCACTGATGTATTCTTATTTCTGTGCTGAAGCTGAACTTAAGGAAGTAACCAATTTAATATCCCTGTCAATGATCATAACTTTTTCGCATAGTGCTCTTCATCTTCAGGTCTAATCTGCAACAGCACTAAGTTTTAGTTTTCCCTGTTTGTTTTACAGGTTGGTCTGGTGTCTGATGATAAACTAGTTGATTTGCTGGATCTGGCACTATCTGCCGACACCATAAACACTGTGAAGACACTAAGAGACATCACAGAAACCGGTGTTGAGCCTTTAGCACTGATGTCTCAACTTGCCACAATAATTACTGACATTCTTGCTGGTTCCTATGCATTTACACGAGAAAGGCCCAGGAGAAAATTCTTCAAACGTCCTACTTGTAAGCAATTGTTTTTGGGTTGTTTTTTGACTATTGGGTAGttcaaaaaaatatttttttcgtCCAGCCTCTCTGTTCTATTACGGTAAAGATTCTGCATTGGTGTGATCAAGGTttttttttcataaatttcaGTGTCAAAAGAAGATATGGAAAAACTACGCCAGGCCTTGAAAACACTATCTGAAGCTGAAAAGCAGTTGAGGGTCTCTAGTGACAAGACAACCTGGCTTACAGCTGCTCTGCTTCAGCTTGCTCCTGATAAACAGTACCTGTTGCCAAGTTCATCAACTAGTACAAGTTTGAACCATGGTGTGTTTGGTGGTTCATTTCCTGATAGAGATATGGTGAGGACCTCAGCAATCGAGCATAAAGGTAACATGGCAGGCACCTCTTATGGGAAAAGGAGAACTGTTGAACACACAGAAAATGGCCATTTGTTGTCAACCAGTTCTGTCAGAGCAGATGAGGTAACTAAACACGGAAAAACCGAAAATGAAATTATCTGGCAAGCTGTGCTTGAGAGTATCCAGTCAGATACATTGAGAAAAATGATGGCTAAAGAGGCAAGGCTAAGCTCTGTCAGCCTAGGCACGGGTAAGGTTCTCAGTCTGATATCCATATCAAAATTCGCAATGGTTACATTGTGGCATGAGTTCACCACATGATCTTGCCCAAGAATAAGTTTCTCATACAGATGAGTATATAGATCTAATACTTAAAACAGAGGAAAAGCTCATTTAGAAGTAATATGTAAACAGTATAGTCAGACAATTCAACCAGTTTTTGCTTGCTTTTATCTGTGGGTATTGGTGGTTCTAGTAATTATTGGCACTTCTCTGAAGCTAGGTGCAGTACTCATGGATGATTTGCATCCAGGCTCAGTGATTACAGCATTTGCACTGAACAAAGCTTCGCCTATCTATTATTGGGTTGATGACATTCTTTTGAATGTCGGATTATAGACATTATAACTTTGTTGAAAGTAGTAATGTATCTAGCACGCTAAGCTGGTCAGATTCATTCATTTGTCTGTTTTAACTATTTACTGTTATCTCCTTGCACATGTAGTAAACTCTAAACTGTAATACCTTTGGTACTGGTTAATTAGTATtctcaaactcaaatttgtacACCTTCATATGGTCTTTTGCTTGGGTACATGATATAACTTGTTGATAGACTGCCATTCTAGCAGATCTTTTTCTAACATCAGCTTATCTTCTTCCAACAGCACCGACAGTGCAGCTAATATTTAGCTCTCGTGTCAATAAGTCCAAAGCTGAAAACTACAGAGCTCAGATTCTGCAGGCATTTGAGTCTGTTCTTCGTTCTGCTATAATACTTGAAATCCGATATGAATCAAAGAATGATGCAAGAGCAAGCCATGCTCCATCAATGTTTCCTTACCCTGAGAATGACTCTTCCAACACAACAGTGAGGAGGTCCTTCACTAAACATAGTCCGCTCTCTTCTGGAGGTGAGAATCTAAGTAGGAGGCTTAAAAAGGATAGTGTTGTGAAGGGAGCTAGCTCTAGTAAGACTAGATGGATGCAATCTGACCCCCACATACTAACAGAGGGTGAAATAATTGAAGTTGGGCCCTCTCACATGCATTGGCATGCTCAAACAAATAATGGTGTTCTTGATGTAAATGAAAGAAAAAAGGAGAATGCATGGGTGGAAGAAGCTTCATCATCATCGAACCAAGAGAGCATGACTAATCGAAAAGGAAGAAGTGGCAACAGGCAGCATCGACAGAACAGCATAGTAAAAAGAAAGGTATCTCTTGCTCATGTTATTGGGAGGGCTGAAGCTTGTTCTCAACGAGGAGGCTGGTCTAGACGTAAAGCTATATCAATTGCTGAAAAGCTAGAGCAAGAGAATTTGTAAGTGTTATTATCTTGTGATCAATCCAGTCAAACTTTCTTATATAAAAAGTCATACTTCTGTGTTACCACATCAGAAATAAAATATGTATGAAAAAAGTACTAGCAACATCCAATAAGCTCATAATAATTTTCCTCAAATAATAAGGGCTGTTAAACATGTTGAGCTGTCTATACTCCATACTGTTGCAGCATACATGTTTGACACATTTGCC
Protein-coding sequences here:
- the LOC112895478 gene encoding protein STICHEL-like 3, which produces MPAPDRAAAGGGAGAHLRGHAHLASCVHLRHHHGHGHAHGGAAGGGASSSGRRRSPASVASAALMRDLLALQRSRSLRDPSTRRSVESSRVAADPDADTDDGDDLPAKSRRSAGASTTTGALKTLLDQLAENPHPKPGRRPPRRFKRRAGRRATAVSKLQDRAAALSVNSSSQEAVCGNKYLFHGGEDDDDDGYDGEELRHHVSQDSRNVCGIPWNWSRLHHRGKSILDMAGRSLSCGLSDSKSAAGRKSEAAAASGGRVSASRPLFPVKSERFASSTSSDSDALPLLVEAATSGARNRIGGISGSYSGELGIFSNQTSEMDSDLLSESQSGQKSQASQHRRGRHQSLTQKFAPKTFKDVVGQSLVVQALSNAILRRKIGLVYVFYGPHGTGKTSCARVFAKALNCISPEHPRPCDSCTSCIAHNLGKSRSLMEIGPVGNIDMDGIVDVLDNVMLSPAPSHYRVFIFDDCDTLPADTWSVISKVVDRAPRRVVFILISPSLELPHIILSRCQKFFFPKLRECDIVNTLQWICTSESLDVDKDALKLIASRSDGSLRDAEMTLDQLSLLGQRISLSLVQELVGLVSDDKLVDLLDLALSADTINTVKTLRDITETGVEPLALMSQLATIITDILAGSYAFTRERPRRKFFKRPTLSKEDMEKLRQALKTLSEAEKQLRVSSDKTTWLTAALLQLAPDKQYLLPSSSTSTSLNHGVFGGSFPDRDMVRTSAIEHKGNMAGTSYGKRRTVEHTENGHLLSTSSVRADEVTKHGKTENEIIWQAVLESIQSDTLRKMMAKEARLSSVSLGTAPTVQLIFSSRVNKSKAENYRAQILQAFESVLRSAIILEIRYESKNDARASHAPSMFPYPENDSSNTTVRRSFTKHSPLSSGGENLSRRLKKDSVVKGASSSKTRWMQSDPHILTEGEIIEVGPSHMHWHAQTNNGVLDVNERKKENAWVEEASSSSNQESMTNRKGRSGNRQHRQNSIVKRKVSLAHVIGRAEACSQRGGWSRRKAISIAEKLEQENLRLEPKSRSLLCWRTSRTRRKLSSIKVRNRRSSAMSRLILCGRCISTRSPR
- the LOC112895755 gene encoding ubiquitin domain-containing protein 1-like — protein: MGCAGSTPKTDDNGKKLKKPKPWKHTQAITPAQLRQMRDEFWDTAPHYGGQKEIWDALRAAADSDLALAQTIVDSAGIIVSNSDMTLCYDERGAKYELPKYVLSEPTNLIRDG